The Cloeon dipterum chromosome 3, ieCloDipt1.1, whole genome shotgun sequence genome includes a region encoding these proteins:
- the LOC135940351 gene encoding carboxypeptidase B-like — protein sequence MKLLGSIILLLVLGSALAYKSYSGYQVLKTAPLTPAAMPYVNRLSRRFDFWGTPGVGRPATVMVSPEEVPIIIAAFNRMRISHEVMVADLGPEVERERAENEALRLALPRSPRVAAYDRFMEFEEINAHVLETVAANPDVASLVDLGLSTEGRELLGIKLSNGAAGQKSVWFDCAIHAREWIAPPVCLRIIDEVLADPALRDLADWYVLPVANPDGYSFSWSDDRFWRKTRRPNPGSNCIGTDPNRNFDFLWEGNNEFCSETYPGSSAFSEPECAAIGNFITANADSLILYVAVHSYGELILYPYGHTVEPAPNAADLAAAGTVSADAIAAVAGTRYSVENSAAGLYFTNGASDDFAYGSGAVLYSYTYELSGGGLIGFNPPPSFIQPVVDEVWPGLKALVEYTLAN from the exons ATGAAGCTGTTAGGTTCGATTATCCTTCTCTTGGTCTTGGGCTCTGCCCTGGCCTACAAGAGCTACTCAGG gtACCAGGTCCTGAAGACGGCTCCCCTGACCCCTGCTGCCATGCCATACGTCAATAGACTGAGCCGCCGATTCGACTTCTGGGGCACCCCTGGCGTCGGTAGGCCCGCCACCGTGATGGTTTCCCCTGAGGAGGTGCCAATCATCATTGCTGCCTTCAACAGGATGCGCATTTCCCACGAAGTTATGGTTGCTGATTTAGGACc TGAAGTCGAGAGGGAACGTGCCGAAAATGAAGCCCTGAGGCTCGCCCTGCCTCGCAGTCCTCGGGTGGCTGCCTATGACCGCTTCATGGAATTTGAAGAGATCAACGCTCACGTCCTCGAAACCGTCGCTGCTAACCCTGATGTTGCTTCTCTCGTGGACCTCGGCCTCTCCACCGAAGGACGCGAGTTGCTCGGAATCAAGCTGTCCAACGGAGCCGCCGGTCAGAAATCAGTTTGGTTCGACTGCGCCATCCACGCCCGCGAGTGGATCGCACCGCCCGTCTGCTTGAGGATCATCGATGAAGTCCTTGCCGATCCTGCCCTCAGGGACCTGGCTGACTGGTACGTTCTGCCCGTGGCCAACCCTGATGGATACAGCTTTTCCTGGAGTGat GACCGCTTTTGGAGAAAGACGCGCCGTCCCAACCCTGGCTCAAACTGCATCGGCACTGACCCAAACAGGAACTTTGACTTCCTCTGGGAAg GAAATAATGAATTCTGCTCTGAAACGTACCCTGGCAGCAGCGCTTTTTCTGAGCCTGAATGCGCAGCGATTGGCAACTTCATCACGGCCAACGCTGATAGCCTTATCCTTTACGTTGCCGTCCACAGCTATGGAGag TTAATTCTCTATCCTTACGGTCACACGGTTGAACCAGCACCTAACGCAGCTGACTTg gCTGCTGCTGGAACTGTTTCTGCTGACGCCATTGCCGCCGTTGCCGGCACTAGGTACAGCGTTGAGAACTCTGCCGCCGGccttt acttcACCAATGGTGCCAGCGATGACTTTGCCTACGGCTCTGGTGCTGTCTTGTACTCGTATACTTACGAATTGTCAGGAGGTGGATTGATCGGTTTCAACCCTCCTCCCTCCTTCATTCAACCTGTTGTGGATGAGGTCTGGCCAGGCCTGAAGGCCCTTGTTGAATACACTCTTgctaactga
- the LOC135940521 gene encoding carboxypeptidase B-like, whose translation MQISRTVVSILTFSVILTAAYETTDSARRYKDFKVIKTKILGVHESSVLSQLAFKSGLDFWSLPRNGKNAILLCEPQQAEEIFKELSRLELRPEILTEDVSREIAEERFKIDQINSAKLKVANWENFMTLDQINQYMDEVVANYSSIVSELGIGTTTEGRTTRVLHISTGPGKPAIFINGAIHAREWIGPPVAMYAINQLTEFYDQNSAILNSVDFFIAPVVNPDGYVFSWEQDRFWRKTRSLNDLNCLGVDANRNFDWQWAPDNDMCSLVYPGTAPASEPEIQGLQSFLQEHNEITFYVDLHSFGQSMIFPWASSNEQSPLYPELMRVGNEAAEALRTVRGTNYTVHSVTNGGTNFLYGVSVDWAHGVLGIPLTYAIELPGGGSGGFDIPPEEILPVATETWEALKVFAQNVPPTTTQLQWFI comes from the exons atgcaaatttcaagaACTGTTGTTTCTATTCTCACCTTTTCAGTAATTCTTACTGCCGCTTACGAGACGACTGATTCAGCTAGGCGCTACAAAGA CTTCAAAGTGATTAAAACAAAGATCCTGGGCGTGCACGAGTCCTCTGTGCTTTCTCAATTGGCCTTCAAAAGTGGATTGGACTTTTGGTCTTTGCCTCGCAACGGCAAAAATGCGATTCTTCTCTGCGAGCCGCAACAGGCggaagaaatatttaaggaGCTATCAAGGCTAGAGTTGAGACCAGAAATTCTTACGGAAGACGTATCAAG AGAAATTGCTGAAGAACGTTTCAAGATAGACCAAATTAACTCGGCCAAGTTGAAAGTGGCaaactgggaaaattttatgacTCTTGATCAG ATCAATCAGTACATGGACGAAGTTGTTGCAAATTACAGCAGCATTGTGTCAGAGCTTGGAATCGGTACGACGACTGAAGGAAGAACAACTCGAGTTTTACACATTTCTACTGGACCTGGCAAGCCGGCGATTTTTATCAACGGAGCGATTCACGCCAGAGAGTGGATCGGCCCTCCTGTTGCTATGTACGCAATCAATCAGTTGACCGAGTTTTATGATCAAAATTCAGCAATCCTCAACTCTGTCGACTTCTTCATCGCACCTGTTGTTAATCCAGATGGATATGTTTTCTCGTGGGAACAA GATCGTTTCTGGCGCAAAACTAGAAGTCTGAATGACCTGAATTGCTTAGGCGTGGACGCGAACAGAAATTTTGATTGGCAGTGGGctc CTGACAACGACATGTGCTCATTAGTTTATCCTGGCACTGCTCCTGCTTCTGAACCAGAAATTCAAGGCCTCCAGTCATTTCTGCAGGAACACAATGAAATAACTTTTTACGTTGACCTGCACAGCTTTGGACAG TCAATGATATTTCCCTGGGCAAGCAGCAACGAGCAGTCACCATTGTATCCAGAACTG atgCGTGTTGGAAACGAGGCTGCTGAAGCGCTGAGAACAGTGAGGGGGACAAATTACACCGTTCATTCTGTGACAAACGGCGGCacta actttttgtATGGCGTGAGCGTTGACTGGGCCCATGGCGTTTTGGGAATTCCGCTGACTTACGCAATTGAACTGCCCGGTGGCGGGAGCGGCGGTTTCGACATTCCTCCAGAAGAAATTTTACCCGTCGCCACTGAGACCTGGGAGGCTCTCAAGGTTTTTGCGCAAAATGTGCCACCCACAACCACACAATTGCAGTggttcatataa
- the LOC135940522 gene encoding carboxypeptidase B-like yields the protein MKVLVVVLAVLCGTAFAYKSYEGYHVLKTKPLAKEDLRKFDALRSDPTFNFWVFPEVGHAVEIMVPPANVSLLHSRLQRYGLEPTVVIENVEEIVANERAEIEALRRAEKLSGRAPSFDRFLDLSELFAYLDEVVTNYPEIASIIDIGTSFEGRPLRVLKLSNGPGKSGLFIESVIHAREWIGPPTLLYAINELTENLANNQAMLDKNDFYFLLATNPDGYEYTWTTDRFWRKTRKPNPGSSCVGTDPNRNFDWKWGGGGVPGPCDETYPGTGPLSEIECKSYADFLVATPSINMVISIHSYGQMLLYSWGDTNELPPNVGILDSIATAAIDALSAVRGTTYDIGSIANTIYLAYGGTIDWVLGVLGKQAYAFELPGGGLAGFNPPASAIIPVATETWEAFKVFAENIPPL from the exons ATGAAGGTGCTGGTGGTTGTCTTGGCCGTGCTCTGCGGCACGGCTTTTGCCTACAAAAGCTACGAAGG ATACCATGTCCTGAAGACGAAGCCCCTGGCGAAGGAGGACCTGCGCAAGTTCGACGCCCTGCGCAGCGATCCGACCTTCAACTTCTGGGTCTTCCCTGAGGTGGGTCACGCCGTTGAAATCATGGTGCCGCCGGCAAATGTGAGCTTGCTCCACAGCAGGCTGCAAAGATACGGGCTGGAGCCAACAGTTGTCATCGAAAACGTCGAAGA GATTGTTGCAAATGAGAGAGCCGAAATCGAGGCCTTGAGGCGAGCGGAAAAATTGAGCGGAAGGGCGCCGAGCTTTGACAGATTTTTGGACCTTTCTGAG ctctTTGCCTACCTTGACGAGGTAGTCACCAATTACCCTGAGATTGCATCCATTATCGATATCGGAACCTCCTTCGAAGGCAGGCCCCTGAGAGTGCTAAAGCTGTCCAACGGCCCCGGTAAATCTGGCCTCTTCATCGAGTCTGTGATTCACGCTCGCGAGTGGATCGGGCCGCCCACCCTTCTGTACGCCATCAACGAGCTGACCGAAAACTTGGCCAACAATCAAGCCATGCTGGACAAGAATGACTTCTATTTCCTTCTTGCGACTAACCCCGACGGATACGAATACACTTGGACCACT GACCGTTTCTGGAGGAAAACTCGCAAACCAAATCCTGGCTCGAGCTGCGTTGGAACCGACCCAAACAGGAACTTCGATTGGAAGTGGGGAG gtGGTGGTGTTCCCGGGCCCTGCGACGAAACCTACCCTGGAACCGGTCCTCTCTCTGAAATTGAGTGCAAGTCTTATGCTGATTTCTTGGTCGCTACCCCTAGCATCAACATGGTTATTTCCATTCACAGCTATGGCCAA ATGCTCCTCTATTCGTGGGGAGACACTAATGAGCTTCCTCCCAACGTTGGAATTTTG GACAGCATCGCCACTGCAGCAATTGACGCCTTGTCCGCTGTTCGAGGCACCACTTATGACATCGGATCGATCGCAAACACTATTT ACCTCGCTTACGGAGGAACCATTGACTGGGTGCTCGGCGTCCTTGGCAAGCAAGCCTACGCATTCGAGCTGCCGGGAGGAGGCTTGGCTGGCTTCAACCCTCCAGCCTCGGCTATCATTCCTGTGGCCACCGAGACCTGGGAGGCCTTTAAGGTCTTTGCCGAGAACATTCCCCCCTTGTAA
- the LOC135940348 gene encoding carboxypeptidase B-like, translating into MKLLGSVVLLLVLGSALAFKSYSGYQVLKTAPLTPAAMPYVNRLSRRFDFWGTPHVGKPATVMVSPEDAPIVITALNRMRISHEVLIADLGPEVERERAETEALRLTLPRKPRVAAYDRYLTFEEIDAHIHETVAANPDVASLLDLGLSYEGRELHGIKLSNGAAGQKSVWFDCAIHAREWIAPPVCLRIIDEVLADPALRDLADWYVLPVANPDGYSYAWTDDRFWRKTRRPNEGSSCVGTDPNRNFDFLWDSAGDFCSEVYPGSSAFSEPECGAIGNFLSANADSLVLYVAVHSYGEYILYPFGHTVEPVPNVDDLIAAGTAAADAIAAVAGTRYSVENSASGLYFTYGASDDYAYGINAVSYAYTFELTGGGSGGFNPPPSLIQIVVDEVWPGVKALVEYTLAN; encoded by the exons ATGAAACTGCTGGGTTCGGTAGTCCTCCTCTTGGTCTTGGGCTCTGCCCTGGCCTTCAAGAGCTACTCAGG gtACCAGGTCCTGAAGACAGCTCCCCTGACCCCTGCTGCTATGCCATACGTCAACAGACTGAGCCGCCGCTTCGACTTCTGGGGAACCCCCCACGTCGGAAAGCCCGCAACCGTGATGGTTTCACCCGAAGATGCCCCAATCGTCATTACCGCCCTCAACAGGATGCGCATCTCCCACGAAGTCTTGATTGCCGATTTGGGACC tgAAGTCGAGAGAGAACGTGCTGAGACCGAGGCCCTGAGGCTCACCCTGCCCCGCAAGCCCCGCGTGGCTGCGTACGACCGCTACTTGACTTTCGAGGAGATCGACGCTCACATCCACGAGACCGTCGCCGCTAACCCTGATGTTGCTTCTCTCTTGGACCTCGGCCTGTCCTATGAAGGACGTGAACTGCACGGAATCAAGCTGTCCAACGGAGCCGCCGGTCAGAAATCAGTTTGGTTCGACTGCGCCATCCACGCCCGCGAGTGGATCGCACCGCCCGTCTGCCTGAGAATCATTGATGAAGTCCTCGCCGATCCTGCTCTCAGGGACCTGGCTGACTGGTACGTTCTACCCGTGGCCAACCCTGACGGATACAGTTATGCCTGGACAGAT GATCGTTTCTGGAGAAAGACGCGCCGTCCCAACGAAGGCTCGTCCTGCGTCGGCACTGACCCTAACAGGAACTTCGACTTCCTGTGGGATT ctgcTGGTGACTTCTGCTCAGAAGTCTACCCTGGTTCCAGTGCTTTCTCTGAACCTGAGTGTGGTGCCATTGGCAACTTCCTCTCTGCCAACGCTGATAGTCTTGTCCTTTACGTCGCCGTCCACAGCTATGGAGAG TACATTCTTTATCCTTTCGGCCACACTGTTGAGCCCGTACCCAACGTGGATGATTTG ATTGCTGCTGGAACTGCGGCTGCCGACGCCATTGCCGCCGTTGCCGGCACTAGGTACAGCGTTGAGAACTCTGCTTCTGGCCTAT ACTTCACTTATGGCGCTAGTGATGACTATGCCTACGGCATTAATGCTGTCTCGTACGCATATACCTTCGAGTTGACTGGAGGCGGATCTGGAGGTTTCAACCCTCCTCCCTCCTTGATCCAGATTGTTGTGGACGAGGTCTGGCCAGGCGTCAAGGCTCTTGTCGAATATACTCTTGcgaactga
- the LOC135940350 gene encoding carboxypeptidase B-like: MKLLGSIVFLLVLGSALAYKSYSGYQVLKTAPLTPAAMPYVNRLSRRFDFWGTPSVGRPATVMVSPEDAPIIIAAFNRMRISHEVSVADLGPEVEKERAANEALRLALPRKPRVAAYDRYMTFEEIDAHIHETVDGNPDVASILDLGLSYEGRELHGIKLSNGAAGQKSVWFDCAIHAREWIAPPVCLRIIDEVLADSALRDLADWYILPVANPDGYSYSHTDDRFWRKTRRPNQGSSCVGTDPNRNFDFLWDSAGDPCTEVFPGSSAFSEPECGAIGNFISSNADSLVLYVAVHSYGELILYPFGHTVEPVPNVDDLIAAGTASADAIAAVGGTRYSVENSAAGLYFTFGASDDYAYGIGAALYSYTYELSGGGSGGFNPPASAIQGVVDEVWPGLKTLVEYSLAN; the protein is encoded by the exons ATGAAGCTTCTGGGATCGATTGTGTTTCTCTTGGTCTTGGGCTCTGCCCTGGCCTACAAGAGCTACTCAGG gtACCAGGTCCTGAAGACAGCTCCCCTGACCCCTGCTGCCATGCCATACGTTAACAGACTGAGCCGCCGATTCGACTTCTGGGGCACCCCCAGCGTCGGAAGGCCCGCCACCGTGATGGTTTCTCCCGAGGACGCTCCAATTATCATTGCTGCCTTCAACAGGATGCGCATCTCCCACGAAGTCTCGGTTGCTGATTTGGGACC TGAAGTCGAGAAAGAACGTGCCGCGAACGAGGCCCTGAGACTCGCCCTTCCCCGCAAGCCCCGCGTGGCTGCGTACGACCGCTACATGACTTTCGAGGAGATCGACGCTCACATCCACGAGACCGTTGATGGCAACCCTGATGTTGCTTCTATTTTGGATCTCGGCCTGTCCTACGAAGGACGTGAACTGCACGGAATCAAGCTGTCCAACGGGGCCGCCGGTCAGAAATCAGTTTGGTTCGACTGCGCCATCCACGCCCGCGAGTGGATCGCACCACCCGTCTGCCTGAGAATCATTGATGAGGTCCTCGCCGATTCTGCCCTCAGAGACCTGGCTGATTGGTACATCCTACCCGTGGCAAACCCTGATGGATACAGTTATTCCCATACTGAT GATCGTTTCTGGAGAAAGACGCGCCGTCCCAACCAAGGCTCATCCTGCGTCGGCACTGACCCTAACAGGAACTTCGACTTCCTGTGGGATT CTGCTGGTGACCCTTGCACAGAAGTCTTCCCCGGTTCCAGTGCTTTCTCTGAACCTGAGTGTGGTGCCATTGGCAACTTCATCTCTTCCAACGCTGATAGCCTTGTCCTTTACGTCGCCGTCCACAGCTATGGAGAG tTGATCCTGTATCCTTTCGGCCACACTGTTGAGCCCGTTCCCAACGTAGATGATTTG ATTGCTGCTGGAACTGCGTCTGCCGACGCCATTGCAGCAGTTGGTGGCACAAGGTACAGCGTTGAGAACTCTGCTGCTGGCCTAT ACTTCACGTTTGGAGCCAGTGATGACTATGCCTACGGCATTGGTGCTGCTTTGTACTCGTACACCTACGAGTTGTCTGGAGGTGGATCTGGAGGTTTCAACCCTCCTGCCTCCGCGATCCAGGGAGTTGTGGACGAGGTCTGGCCAGGCTTGAAGACTCTTGTTGAATACAGTCTTGCAAACTAG